A single Pieris rapae chromosome 2, ilPieRapa1.1, whole genome shotgun sequence DNA region contains:
- the LOC110996494 gene encoding glutamate-gated chloride channel isoform X10 — protein MGWSCVVARAGAFLLMLTRVSALTSDIFAAGKSDKEILDNLLKNSRYDKRLLPPVDGVLTVNVSVLLLSLASPDESSLKYEVEFLLQQQWYDPRLRYSNQSHYDFLNAIHHHEDIWLPDTYFIMHGDFKDPIIPMHFALRIYRNGTINYLMRRHLILSCQGRLNIFPFDDPLCSFALESISYEQSAITYVWKNDEDTLRKSPSLTTLNAYLIQNQTIPCPIKASWRADGISLYEDDEELTCNLCQRRFEEQGNYSCLKVDLIFTRDRAFYFTTVFIPGIILVTSSFITFWLEWNAVPARSMIGVTTMLNFFTTSNGFRSTLPVVSNLTAMNVWDGVCMCFIYASLLEFVCVNYVGRKRPLHNVVYRPGENPVTQRLPAVLSRIGIILASPLEAMAILHWRNETPQPGPSGAGDKKRESTGGADLVTCTACTGAPGSCTHTTNNGGVTEPCFVQVRKKEPPHPIRVAKTIDVIARITFPTAYAVFLIFFFIHYKAFS, from the exons ATGGGTTGGTCATGCGTCGTGGCACGCGCCGGAGCCTTCTTGCTGATGCTCACCAGAGTATCAGCACTCACATCCGACAT TTTTGCTGCGGGGAAATCGGACAAAGAGATACTGGACAATCTATTGAAGAATTCCCGCTACGACAAAAGACTGCTACCGCCAGTAGACg GCGTCCTCACCGTAAATGTTAGCGTGCTACTTCTTAGTTTAGCATCACCAGATGAATCTAGTCTC AAATACGAGGTCGAATTTCTACTACAGCAGCAGTGGTATGATCCTCGACTACGTTATTCAAACCAGTCTCATTACGACTTCCTGAACGCCATACATCATCACGAAGACATTTGGTTACCAgatacatatttcattatgCATGGAGACTTTAAA GACCCAATAATTCCAATGCATTTTGCGTTGCGTATCTACCGCAACGGCACAATCAACTATTTAATGCGTCGGCATCTCATTTTGTCGTGTCAAGGAAGGCTCAACATTTTTCCATTTGATGACCCATTGTGTTCATTCGCCTTAGAAAGTA tTTCATATGAGCAATCAGCAATAACGTATGTGTGGAAGAATGACGAGGATACTCTCCGGAAGTCTCCATCACTGACAACCCTGAATGCCTATCTCATTCAGAACCAAACCATACCATGCCCTATAAAAGCTAGTTGGAGAG CTGATGGTATTTCACTTTACGAGGATGACGAAGAGCTGACATGTAATCTTTGCCAGAGACGCTTTGAGGAGCAAG GTAACTACAGCTGTTTAAAGGTGGATCTCATTTTTACGAGAGACCGAGCATTCTACTTTACTACAGTTTTTATCCCTGGCATTATCCTGGTGACCTCTTCCTTCATCACCTTTTGGCTGGAGTGGAACGCAGTGCCAGCCCGTTCCATGATAG GTGTTACGACAATGTTGAATTTCTTCACAACCTCCAACGGGTTCCGTTCAACATTGCCAGTTGTCTCAAATTTAACAGCAATGAACGTATGGGATGGCGTATGTATGTGCTTCATCTACGCTTCTCTACTGGAATTCGTTTGTGTCAACTATGTAGGAAGAAAACGACCTCTTCATAACGTCGTGTATAGACCTGGAGAAAATCCCGTTACGCAG CGTCTACCAGCAGTTCTCAGCAGAATTGGCATTATTCTGGCCAGTCCTTTG GAGGCGATGGCCATCCTCCATTGGAGAAATGAAACTCCCCAACCGGGACCGAGCGGTGCT GGAGATAAAAAGCGTGAATCAACGGGTGGTGCGGACTTGGTGACCTGTACAGCATGTACGGGTGCACCAGGATCTTGCACTCATACGACAAACAACGGAGGTGTTACAGAG ccATGTTTCGTCCAGGTCCGTAAAAAAGAGCCTCCACATCCAATCAGAGTGGCGAAGACTATTGACGTCATCGCGCGCATCACTTTCCCGACGGCCTATGCCGTGTTTCtcatatttttcttcatcCACTACAAAGCCTTCTCTTAA
- the LOC110996494 gene encoding glutamate-gated chloride channel isoform X12: MGWSCVVARAGAFLLMLTRVSALTSDIFAAGKSDKEILDNLLKNSRYDKRLLPPVDDPVFCCGLTTPNDTLAQNRVGLSSLRPQSHNRGVLTVNVSVLLLSLASPDESSLKYEVEFLLQQQWYDPRLRYSNQSHYDFLNAIHHHEDIWLPDTYFIMHGDFKDPIIPMHFALRIYRNGTINYLMRRHLILSCQGRLNIFPFDDPLCSFALESISYEQSAITYVWKNDEDTLRKSPSLTTLNAYLIQNQTIPCPIKASWRGNYSCLKVDLIFTRDRAFYFTTVFIPGIILVTSSFITFWLEWNAVPARSMIGVTTMLNFFTTSNGFRSTLPVVSNLTAMNVWDGVCMCFIYASLLEFVCVNYVGRKRPLHNVVYRPGENPVTQRLPAVLSRIGIILASPLGDKKRESTGGADLVTCTACTGAPGSCTHTTNNGGVTEPCFVQVRKKEPPHPIRVAKTIDVIARITFPTAYAVFLIFFFIHYKAFS; encoded by the exons ATGGGTTGGTCATGCGTCGTGGCACGCGCCGGAGCCTTCTTGCTGATGCTCACCAGAGTATCAGCACTCACATCCGACAT TTTTGCTGCGGGGAAATCGGACAAAGAGATACTGGACAATCTATTGAAGAATTCCCGCTACGACAAAAGACTGCTACCGCCAGTAGACg ATCCAGTGTTCTGTTGTGGTCTTACAACCCCGAACGACACTTTAGCTCAGAATAGAGTCGGCCTCTCGTCCCTTCGGCCTCAGTCGCACAATCGTG GCGTCCTCACCGTAAATGTTAGCGTGCTACTTCTTAGTTTAGCATCACCAGATGAATCTAGTCTC AAATACGAGGTCGAATTTCTACTACAGCAGCAGTGGTATGATCCTCGACTACGTTATTCAAACCAGTCTCATTACGACTTCCTGAACGCCATACATCATCACGAAGACATTTGGTTACCAgatacatatttcattatgCATGGAGACTTTAAA GACCCAATAATTCCAATGCATTTTGCGTTGCGTATCTACCGCAACGGCACAATCAACTATTTAATGCGTCGGCATCTCATTTTGTCGTGTCAAGGAAGGCTCAACATTTTTCCATTTGATGACCCATTGTGTTCATTCGCCTTAGAAAGTA tTTCATATGAGCAATCAGCAATAACGTATGTGTGGAAGAATGACGAGGATACTCTCCGGAAGTCTCCATCACTGACAACCCTGAATGCCTATCTCATTCAGAACCAAACCATACCATGCCCTATAAAAGCTAGTTGGAGAG GTAACTACAGCTGTTTAAAGGTGGATCTCATTTTTACGAGAGACCGAGCATTCTACTTTACTACAGTTTTTATCCCTGGCATTATCCTGGTGACCTCTTCCTTCATCACCTTTTGGCTGGAGTGGAACGCAGTGCCAGCCCGTTCCATGATAG GTGTTACGACAATGTTGAATTTCTTCACAACCTCCAACGGGTTCCGTTCAACATTGCCAGTTGTCTCAAATTTAACAGCAATGAACGTATGGGATGGCGTATGTATGTGCTTCATCTACGCTTCTCTACTGGAATTCGTTTGTGTCAACTATGTAGGAAGAAAACGACCTCTTCATAACGTCGTGTATAGACCTGGAGAAAATCCCGTTACGCAG CGTCTACCAGCAGTTCTCAGCAGAATTGGCATTATTCTGGCCAGTCCTTTG GGAGATAAAAAGCGTGAATCAACGGGTGGTGCGGACTTGGTGACCTGTACAGCATGTACGGGTGCACCAGGATCTTGCACTCATACGACAAACAACGGAGGTGTTACAGAG ccATGTTTCGTCCAGGTCCGTAAAAAAGAGCCTCCACATCCAATCAGAGTGGCGAAGACTATTGACGTCATCGCGCGCATCACTTTCCCGACGGCCTATGCCGTGTTTCtcatatttttcttcatcCACTACAAAGCCTTCTCTTAA
- the LOC110996494 gene encoding glutamate-gated chloride channel isoform X15 — protein MGWSCVVARAGAFLLMLTRVSALTSDIFAAGKSDKEILDNLLKNSRYDKRLLPPVDGVLTVNVSVLLLSLASPDESSLKYEVEFLLQQQWYDPRLRYSNQSHYDFLNAIHHHEDIWLPDTYFIMHGDFKDPIIPMHFALRIYRNGTINYLMRRHLILSCQGRLNIFPFDDPLCSFALESISYEQSAITYVWKNDEDTLRKSPSLTTLNAYLIQNQTIPCPIKASWRGNYSCLKVDLIFTRDRAFYFTTVFIPGIILVTSSFITFWLEWNAVPARSMIGVTTMLNFFTTSNGFRSTLPVVSNLTAMNVWDGVCMCFIYASLLEFVCVNYVGRKRPLHNVVYRPGENPVTQRLPAVLSRIGIILASPLEAMAILHWRNETPQPGPSGAGDKKRESTGGADLVTCTACTGAPGSCTHTTNNGGVTEPCFVQVRKKEPPHPIRVAKTIDVIARITFPTAYAVFLIFFFIHYKAFS, from the exons ATGGGTTGGTCATGCGTCGTGGCACGCGCCGGAGCCTTCTTGCTGATGCTCACCAGAGTATCAGCACTCACATCCGACAT TTTTGCTGCGGGGAAATCGGACAAAGAGATACTGGACAATCTATTGAAGAATTCCCGCTACGACAAAAGACTGCTACCGCCAGTAGACg GCGTCCTCACCGTAAATGTTAGCGTGCTACTTCTTAGTTTAGCATCACCAGATGAATCTAGTCTC AAATACGAGGTCGAATTTCTACTACAGCAGCAGTGGTATGATCCTCGACTACGTTATTCAAACCAGTCTCATTACGACTTCCTGAACGCCATACATCATCACGAAGACATTTGGTTACCAgatacatatttcattatgCATGGAGACTTTAAA GACCCAATAATTCCAATGCATTTTGCGTTGCGTATCTACCGCAACGGCACAATCAACTATTTAATGCGTCGGCATCTCATTTTGTCGTGTCAAGGAAGGCTCAACATTTTTCCATTTGATGACCCATTGTGTTCATTCGCCTTAGAAAGTA tTTCATATGAGCAATCAGCAATAACGTATGTGTGGAAGAATGACGAGGATACTCTCCGGAAGTCTCCATCACTGACAACCCTGAATGCCTATCTCATTCAGAACCAAACCATACCATGCCCTATAAAAGCTAGTTGGAGAG GTAACTACAGCTGTTTAAAGGTGGATCTCATTTTTACGAGAGACCGAGCATTCTACTTTACTACAGTTTTTATCCCTGGCATTATCCTGGTGACCTCTTCCTTCATCACCTTTTGGCTGGAGTGGAACGCAGTGCCAGCCCGTTCCATGATAG GTGTTACGACAATGTTGAATTTCTTCACAACCTCCAACGGGTTCCGTTCAACATTGCCAGTTGTCTCAAATTTAACAGCAATGAACGTATGGGATGGCGTATGTATGTGCTTCATCTACGCTTCTCTACTGGAATTCGTTTGTGTCAACTATGTAGGAAGAAAACGACCTCTTCATAACGTCGTGTATAGACCTGGAGAAAATCCCGTTACGCAG CGTCTACCAGCAGTTCTCAGCAGAATTGGCATTATTCTGGCCAGTCCTTTG GAGGCGATGGCCATCCTCCATTGGAGAAATGAAACTCCCCAACCGGGACCGAGCGGTGCT GGAGATAAAAAGCGTGAATCAACGGGTGGTGCGGACTTGGTGACCTGTACAGCATGTACGGGTGCACCAGGATCTTGCACTCATACGACAAACAACGGAGGTGTTACAGAG ccATGTTTCGTCCAGGTCCGTAAAAAAGAGCCTCCACATCCAATCAGAGTGGCGAAGACTATTGACGTCATCGCGCGCATCACTTTCCCGACGGCCTATGCCGTGTTTCtcatatttttcttcatcCACTACAAAGCCTTCTCTTAA
- the LOC110996494 gene encoding glutamate-gated chloride channel subunit beta isoform X2, with protein MGWSCVVARAGAFLLMLTRVSALTSDIFAAGKSDKEILDNLLKNSRYDKRLLPPVDDPVFCCGLTTPNDTLAQNRVGLSSLRPQSHNRGVLTVNVSVLLLSLASPDESSLKYEVEFLLQQQWYDPRLRYSNQSHYDFLNAIHHHEDIWLPDTYFIMHGDFKDPIIPMHFALRIYRNGTINYLMRRHLILSCQGRLNIFPFDDPLCSFALESISYEQSAITYVWKNDEDTLRKSPSLTTLNAYLIQNQTIPCPIKASWRADGISLYEDDEELTCNLCQRRFEEQGNYSCLKVDLIFTRDRAFYFTTVFIPGIILVTSSFITFWLEWNAVPARSMIGNYSCLRVDLIFTRDRSFYFTTVFIPGIILVTSSFITFWLEWNAVPARVMIGVTTMLNFFTTSNGFRSTLPVVSNLTAMNVWDGVCMCFIYASLLEFVCVNYVGRKRPLHNVVYRPGENPVTQRLPAVLSRIGIILASPLPGDKKRESTGGADLVTCTACTGAPGSCTHTTNNGGVTEPCFVQVRKKEPPHPIRVAKTIDVIARITFPTAYAVFLIFFFIHYKAFS; from the exons ATGGGTTGGTCATGCGTCGTGGCACGCGCCGGAGCCTTCTTGCTGATGCTCACCAGAGTATCAGCACTCACATCCGACAT TTTTGCTGCGGGGAAATCGGACAAAGAGATACTGGACAATCTATTGAAGAATTCCCGCTACGACAAAAGACTGCTACCGCCAGTAGACg ATCCAGTGTTCTGTTGTGGTCTTACAACCCCGAACGACACTTTAGCTCAGAATAGAGTCGGCCTCTCGTCCCTTCGGCCTCAGTCGCACAATCGTG GCGTCCTCACCGTAAATGTTAGCGTGCTACTTCTTAGTTTAGCATCACCAGATGAATCTAGTCTC AAATACGAGGTCGAATTTCTACTACAGCAGCAGTGGTATGATCCTCGACTACGTTATTCAAACCAGTCTCATTACGACTTCCTGAACGCCATACATCATCACGAAGACATTTGGTTACCAgatacatatttcattatgCATGGAGACTTTAAA GACCCAATAATTCCAATGCATTTTGCGTTGCGTATCTACCGCAACGGCACAATCAACTATTTAATGCGTCGGCATCTCATTTTGTCGTGTCAAGGAAGGCTCAACATTTTTCCATTTGATGACCCATTGTGTTCATTCGCCTTAGAAAGTA tTTCATATGAGCAATCAGCAATAACGTATGTGTGGAAGAATGACGAGGATACTCTCCGGAAGTCTCCATCACTGACAACCCTGAATGCCTATCTCATTCAGAACCAAACCATACCATGCCCTATAAAAGCTAGTTGGAGAG CTGATGGTATTTCACTTTACGAGGATGACGAAGAGCTGACATGTAATCTTTGCCAGAGACGCTTTGAGGAGCAAG GTAACTACAGCTGTTTAAAGGTGGATCTCATTTTTACGAGAGACCGAGCATTCTACTTTACTACAGTTTTTATCCCTGGCATTATCCTGGTGACCTCTTCCTTCATCACCTTTTGGCTGGAGTGGAACGCAGTGCCAGCCCGTTCCATGATAG GTAATTACAGCTGCCTAAGGGTGGACCTCATCTTCACGCGAGATCGATCATTTTACTTCACCACAGTTTTTATTCCGGGCATCATTTTGGTGACATCCTCGTTTATTACTTTTTGGCTGGAATGGAATGCAGTGCCTGCTAGAGTTATGATAG GTGTTACGACAATGTTGAATTTCTTCACAACCTCCAACGGGTTCCGTTCAACATTGCCAGTTGTCTCAAATTTAACAGCAATGAACGTATGGGATGGCGTATGTATGTGCTTCATCTACGCTTCTCTACTGGAATTCGTTTGTGTCAACTATGTAGGAAGAAAACGACCTCTTCATAACGTCGTGTATAGACCTGGAGAAAATCCCGTTACGCAG CGTCTACCAGCAGTTCTCAGCAGAATTGGCATTATTCTGGCCAGTCCTTTG CCT GGAGATAAAAAGCGTGAATCAACGGGTGGTGCGGACTTGGTGACCTGTACAGCATGTACGGGTGCACCAGGATCTTGCACTCATACGACAAACAACGGAGGTGTTACAGAG ccATGTTTCGTCCAGGTCCGTAAAAAAGAGCCTCCACATCCAATCAGAGTGGCGAAGACTATTGACGTCATCGCGCGCATCACTTTCCCGACGGCCTATGCCGTGTTTCtcatatttttcttcatcCACTACAAAGCCTTCTCTTAA
- the LOC110996494 gene encoding glutamate-gated chloride channel subunit beta isoform X6: MGWSCVVARAGAFLLMLTRVSALTSDIFAAGKSDKEILDNLLKNSRYDKRLLPPVDDPVFCCGLTTPNDTLAQNRVGLSSLRPQSHNRGVLTVNVSVLLLSLASPDESSLKYEVEFLLQQQWYDPRLRYSNQSHYDFLNAIHHHEDIWLPDTYFIMHGDFKDPIIPMHFALRIYRNGTINYLMRRHLILSCQGRLNIFPFDDPLCSFALESISYEQSAITYVWKNDEDTLRKSPSLTTLNAYLIQNQTIPCPIKASWRADGISLYEDDEELTCNLCQRRFEEQGNYSCLKVDLIFTRDRAFYFTTVFIPGIILVTSSFITFWLEWNAVPARSMIGNYSCLRVDLIFTRDRSFYFTTVFIPGIILVTSSFITFWLEWNAVPARVMIGVTTMLNFFTTSNGFRSTLPVVSNLTAMNVWDGVCMCFIYASLLEFVCVNYVGRKRPLHNVVYRPGENPVTQGDKKRESTGGADLVTCTACTGAPGSCTHTTNNGGVTEPCFVQVRKKEPPHPIRVAKTIDVIARITFPTAYAVFLIFFFIHYKAFS; the protein is encoded by the exons ATGGGTTGGTCATGCGTCGTGGCACGCGCCGGAGCCTTCTTGCTGATGCTCACCAGAGTATCAGCACTCACATCCGACAT TTTTGCTGCGGGGAAATCGGACAAAGAGATACTGGACAATCTATTGAAGAATTCCCGCTACGACAAAAGACTGCTACCGCCAGTAGACg ATCCAGTGTTCTGTTGTGGTCTTACAACCCCGAACGACACTTTAGCTCAGAATAGAGTCGGCCTCTCGTCCCTTCGGCCTCAGTCGCACAATCGTG GCGTCCTCACCGTAAATGTTAGCGTGCTACTTCTTAGTTTAGCATCACCAGATGAATCTAGTCTC AAATACGAGGTCGAATTTCTACTACAGCAGCAGTGGTATGATCCTCGACTACGTTATTCAAACCAGTCTCATTACGACTTCCTGAACGCCATACATCATCACGAAGACATTTGGTTACCAgatacatatttcattatgCATGGAGACTTTAAA GACCCAATAATTCCAATGCATTTTGCGTTGCGTATCTACCGCAACGGCACAATCAACTATTTAATGCGTCGGCATCTCATTTTGTCGTGTCAAGGAAGGCTCAACATTTTTCCATTTGATGACCCATTGTGTTCATTCGCCTTAGAAAGTA tTTCATATGAGCAATCAGCAATAACGTATGTGTGGAAGAATGACGAGGATACTCTCCGGAAGTCTCCATCACTGACAACCCTGAATGCCTATCTCATTCAGAACCAAACCATACCATGCCCTATAAAAGCTAGTTGGAGAG CTGATGGTATTTCACTTTACGAGGATGACGAAGAGCTGACATGTAATCTTTGCCAGAGACGCTTTGAGGAGCAAG GTAACTACAGCTGTTTAAAGGTGGATCTCATTTTTACGAGAGACCGAGCATTCTACTTTACTACAGTTTTTATCCCTGGCATTATCCTGGTGACCTCTTCCTTCATCACCTTTTGGCTGGAGTGGAACGCAGTGCCAGCCCGTTCCATGATAG GTAATTACAGCTGCCTAAGGGTGGACCTCATCTTCACGCGAGATCGATCATTTTACTTCACCACAGTTTTTATTCCGGGCATCATTTTGGTGACATCCTCGTTTATTACTTTTTGGCTGGAATGGAATGCAGTGCCTGCTAGAGTTATGATAG GTGTTACGACAATGTTGAATTTCTTCACAACCTCCAACGGGTTCCGTTCAACATTGCCAGTTGTCTCAAATTTAACAGCAATGAACGTATGGGATGGCGTATGTATGTGCTTCATCTACGCTTCTCTACTGGAATTCGTTTGTGTCAACTATGTAGGAAGAAAACGACCTCTTCATAACGTCGTGTATAGACCTGGAGAAAATCCCGTTACGCAG GGAGATAAAAAGCGTGAATCAACGGGTGGTGCGGACTTGGTGACCTGTACAGCATGTACGGGTGCACCAGGATCTTGCACTCATACGACAAACAACGGAGGTGTTACAGAG ccATGTTTCGTCCAGGTCCGTAAAAAAGAGCCTCCACATCCAATCAGAGTGGCGAAGACTATTGACGTCATCGCGCGCATCACTTTCCCGACGGCCTATGCCGTGTTTCtcatatttttcttcatcCACTACAAAGCCTTCTCTTAA
- the LOC110996494 gene encoding glutamate-gated chloride channel isoform X13 — translation MGWSCVVARAGAFLLMLTRVSALTSDIFAAGKSDKEILDNLLKNSRYDKRLLPPVDGVLTVNVSVLLLSLASPDESSLKYEVEFLLQQQWYDPRLRYSNQSHYDFLNAIHHHEDIWLPDTYFIMHGDFKDPIIPMHFALRIYRNGTINYLMRRHLILSCQGRLNIFPFDDPLCSFALESISYEQSAITYVWKNDEDTLRKSPSLTTLNAYLIQNQTIPCPIKASWRADGISLYEDDEELTCNLCQRRFEEQGNYSCLKVDLIFTRDRAFYFTTVFIPGIILVTSSFITFWLEWNAVPARSMIGVTTMLNFFTTSNGFRSTLPVVSNLTAMNVWDGVCMCFIYASLLEFVCVNYVGRKRPLHNVVYRPGENPVTQRLPAVLSRIGIILASPLGDKKRESTGGADLVTCTACTGAPGSCTHTTNNGGVTEPCFVQVRKKEPPHPIRVAKTIDVIARITFPTAYAVFLIFFFIHYKAFS, via the exons ATGGGTTGGTCATGCGTCGTGGCACGCGCCGGAGCCTTCTTGCTGATGCTCACCAGAGTATCAGCACTCACATCCGACAT TTTTGCTGCGGGGAAATCGGACAAAGAGATACTGGACAATCTATTGAAGAATTCCCGCTACGACAAAAGACTGCTACCGCCAGTAGACg GCGTCCTCACCGTAAATGTTAGCGTGCTACTTCTTAGTTTAGCATCACCAGATGAATCTAGTCTC AAATACGAGGTCGAATTTCTACTACAGCAGCAGTGGTATGATCCTCGACTACGTTATTCAAACCAGTCTCATTACGACTTCCTGAACGCCATACATCATCACGAAGACATTTGGTTACCAgatacatatttcattatgCATGGAGACTTTAAA GACCCAATAATTCCAATGCATTTTGCGTTGCGTATCTACCGCAACGGCACAATCAACTATTTAATGCGTCGGCATCTCATTTTGTCGTGTCAAGGAAGGCTCAACATTTTTCCATTTGATGACCCATTGTGTTCATTCGCCTTAGAAAGTA tTTCATATGAGCAATCAGCAATAACGTATGTGTGGAAGAATGACGAGGATACTCTCCGGAAGTCTCCATCACTGACAACCCTGAATGCCTATCTCATTCAGAACCAAACCATACCATGCCCTATAAAAGCTAGTTGGAGAG CTGATGGTATTTCACTTTACGAGGATGACGAAGAGCTGACATGTAATCTTTGCCAGAGACGCTTTGAGGAGCAAG GTAACTACAGCTGTTTAAAGGTGGATCTCATTTTTACGAGAGACCGAGCATTCTACTTTACTACAGTTTTTATCCCTGGCATTATCCTGGTGACCTCTTCCTTCATCACCTTTTGGCTGGAGTGGAACGCAGTGCCAGCCCGTTCCATGATAG GTGTTACGACAATGTTGAATTTCTTCACAACCTCCAACGGGTTCCGTTCAACATTGCCAGTTGTCTCAAATTTAACAGCAATGAACGTATGGGATGGCGTATGTATGTGCTTCATCTACGCTTCTCTACTGGAATTCGTTTGTGTCAACTATGTAGGAAGAAAACGACCTCTTCATAACGTCGTGTATAGACCTGGAGAAAATCCCGTTACGCAG CGTCTACCAGCAGTTCTCAGCAGAATTGGCATTATTCTGGCCAGTCCTTTG GGAGATAAAAAGCGTGAATCAACGGGTGGTGCGGACTTGGTGACCTGTACAGCATGTACGGGTGCACCAGGATCTTGCACTCATACGACAAACAACGGAGGTGTTACAGAG ccATGTTTCGTCCAGGTCCGTAAAAAAGAGCCTCCACATCCAATCAGAGTGGCGAAGACTATTGACGTCATCGCGCGCATCACTTTCCCGACGGCCTATGCCGTGTTTCtcatatttttcttcatcCACTACAAAGCCTTCTCTTAA
- the LOC110996494 gene encoding glutamate-gated chloride channel isoform X14 — protein MGWSCVVARAGAFLLMLTRVSALTSDIFAAGKSDKEILDNLLKNSRYDKRLLPPVDGVLTVNVSVLLLSLASPDESSLKYEVEFLLQQQWYDPRLRYSNQSHYDFLNAIHHHEDIWLPDTYFIMHGDFKDPIIPMHFALRIYRNGTINYLMRRHLILSCQGRLNIFPFDDPLCSFALESISYEQSAITYVWKNDEDTLRKSPSLTTLNAYLIQNQTIPCPIKASWRGNYSCLRVDLIFTRDRSFYFTTVFIPGIILVTSSFITFWLEWNAVPARVMIGVTTMLNFFTTSNGFRSTLPVVSNLTAMNVWDGVCMCFIYASLLEFVCVNYVGRKRPLHNVVYRPGENPVTQRLPAVLSRIGIILASPLEAMAILHWRNETPQPGPSGAGDKKRESTGGADLVTCTACTGAPGSCTHTTNNGGVTEPCFVQVRKKEPPHPIRVAKTIDVIARITFPTAYAVFLIFFFIHYKAFS, from the exons ATGGGTTGGTCATGCGTCGTGGCACGCGCCGGAGCCTTCTTGCTGATGCTCACCAGAGTATCAGCACTCACATCCGACAT TTTTGCTGCGGGGAAATCGGACAAAGAGATACTGGACAATCTATTGAAGAATTCCCGCTACGACAAAAGACTGCTACCGCCAGTAGACg GCGTCCTCACCGTAAATGTTAGCGTGCTACTTCTTAGTTTAGCATCACCAGATGAATCTAGTCTC AAATACGAGGTCGAATTTCTACTACAGCAGCAGTGGTATGATCCTCGACTACGTTATTCAAACCAGTCTCATTACGACTTCCTGAACGCCATACATCATCACGAAGACATTTGGTTACCAgatacatatttcattatgCATGGAGACTTTAAA GACCCAATAATTCCAATGCATTTTGCGTTGCGTATCTACCGCAACGGCACAATCAACTATTTAATGCGTCGGCATCTCATTTTGTCGTGTCAAGGAAGGCTCAACATTTTTCCATTTGATGACCCATTGTGTTCATTCGCCTTAGAAAGTA tTTCATATGAGCAATCAGCAATAACGTATGTGTGGAAGAATGACGAGGATACTCTCCGGAAGTCTCCATCACTGACAACCCTGAATGCCTATCTCATTCAGAACCAAACCATACCATGCCCTATAAAAGCTAGTTGGAGAG GTAATTACAGCTGCCTAAGGGTGGACCTCATCTTCACGCGAGATCGATCATTTTACTTCACCACAGTTTTTATTCCGGGCATCATTTTGGTGACATCCTCGTTTATTACTTTTTGGCTGGAATGGAATGCAGTGCCTGCTAGAGTTATGATAG GTGTTACGACAATGTTGAATTTCTTCACAACCTCCAACGGGTTCCGTTCAACATTGCCAGTTGTCTCAAATTTAACAGCAATGAACGTATGGGATGGCGTATGTATGTGCTTCATCTACGCTTCTCTACTGGAATTCGTTTGTGTCAACTATGTAGGAAGAAAACGACCTCTTCATAACGTCGTGTATAGACCTGGAGAAAATCCCGTTACGCAG CGTCTACCAGCAGTTCTCAGCAGAATTGGCATTATTCTGGCCAGTCCTTTG GAGGCGATGGCCATCCTCCATTGGAGAAATGAAACTCCCCAACCGGGACCGAGCGGTGCT GGAGATAAAAAGCGTGAATCAACGGGTGGTGCGGACTTGGTGACCTGTACAGCATGTACGGGTGCACCAGGATCTTGCACTCATACGACAAACAACGGAGGTGTTACAGAG ccATGTTTCGTCCAGGTCCGTAAAAAAGAGCCTCCACATCCAATCAGAGTGGCGAAGACTATTGACGTCATCGCGCGCATCACTTTCCCGACGGCCTATGCCGTGTTTCtcatatttttcttcatcCACTACAAAGCCTTCTCTTAA